In Desulfomonile tiedjei DSM 6799, a genomic segment contains:
- a CDS encoding nucleoside recognition domain-containing protein has protein sequence MLNVIWLFLLVGSVLVALFTGNIREVVASVPESAEQAFKLALGFTGMMALWLGIMRIADESGLVQLFTRAIAPALRYLFPDVPRNHPAMGSMAANMVANMLGLNNAATPLGIKAMQDLDSLNEEKGTATDAMCMFLAINTSSLQIIPAGAIALLAAGGASNPTAIVFPAILATTISTIVGITAAKVLARLSRDRNGQERGATDA, from the coding sequence ATGCTAAACGTCATCTGGCTTTTTCTTTTGGTGGGCTCTGTACTGGTAGCTCTTTTTACCGGAAACATCAGAGAAGTTGTCGCTTCGGTTCCTGAGAGTGCAGAACAGGCATTTAAACTTGCTCTCGGTTTCACGGGAATGATGGCGCTCTGGCTCGGAATCATGCGGATAGCCGATGAAAGCGGATTAGTGCAACTGTTTACCCGGGCAATAGCTCCTGCCCTTCGGTATCTCTTCCCTGATGTGCCCCGGAATCACCCAGCTATGGGAAGCATGGCCGCCAACATGGTGGCTAACATGCTCGGACTCAATAATGCGGCCACACCGCTCGGAATAAAAGCGATGCAGGATCTGGATTCACTGAATGAAGAGAAGGGGACTGCAACAGATGCCATGTGCATGTTTCTCGCGATAAATACCTCGAGTCTCCAGATAATTCCAGCCGGTGCCATAGCCTTGCTGGCCGCGGGAGGGGCTTCGAATCCCACGGCTATCGTGTTCCCCGCAATCTTGGCGACCACAATCTCTACAATTGTGGGGATTACCGCAGCCAAAGTGCTTGCTCGCCTGAGTCGTGACAGGAACGGTCAGGAACGAGGTGCGACGGATGCATGA
- a CDS encoding acyl-CoA mutase large subunit family protein, with product MSEEFKQKVLNWEAKFGETLKKRPERREEFRTVSELPVKRAYWPWDADEFDPESNLGVPGSYPFTRGVQPNMYRGRFWTMRQYAGFGSAEETNERFKYLISQGQTGLSVAFDLPTQIGYDSDMEISAGEVGKVGVAIDTIEDMKRLFDGIDLAAVSTSMTINSPAAILLAMYIGTAEEQGADPAKLRGTIQNDILKEYPARGTYIFPPKPSMRIITDIFGYCNQHVPQWNTISISGYHIREAGSTAVQEVAFTLANGIAYVQAAIDAGLDVNSFGERLSFFFNAHQDFLEEIAKFRAARRLWARIMKERFNATNPRAMMLRFHTQTAGCTLTAQQPENNVVRVAYQALSAVLGGTQSLHTNSRDEAFALPSQESVQIALRTQQIIGYETGAADSVDPLAGSYYIEALTDEIERLSVEYIKKIDEMGGAVRAVECGFIEDEIHESAYKFQKAIESEDRIIVGVNRFQTETVQPSGLLKVDPTVRERQIERLQQIRQQRNNAAVASALSELEKAARSTENVMPPIFKAVKERATLGEICNVLRNVFGEYTHASQC from the coding sequence GTGTCCGAAGAATTTAAGCAAAAAGTGCTGAACTGGGAGGCAAAATTCGGCGAGACTCTCAAGAAACGCCCGGAACGCCGAGAAGAATTTCGTACCGTTTCGGAATTGCCTGTAAAGCGTGCGTACTGGCCTTGGGATGCGGACGAATTCGATCCGGAATCCAACCTGGGGGTGCCGGGAAGCTATCCGTTCACCCGCGGGGTTCAACCCAATATGTATCGCGGACGCTTCTGGACCATGAGACAATATGCCGGATTCGGAAGTGCTGAAGAGACCAACGAACGCTTCAAGTACCTGATTTCCCAGGGTCAGACAGGCCTGTCCGTTGCCTTCGATCTCCCGACTCAAATCGGCTATGATTCAGACATGGAAATTTCAGCCGGTGAAGTGGGCAAAGTCGGCGTTGCGATCGATACTATCGAAGACATGAAACGGCTTTTCGACGGAATAGACCTGGCCGCTGTAAGCACCTCGATGACGATCAATTCCCCTGCTGCTATTCTGCTCGCGATGTACATCGGAACAGCGGAAGAGCAAGGCGCAGATCCAGCCAAACTGCGCGGGACGATCCAGAACGATATTCTGAAAGAATACCCCGCCAGAGGTACGTACATTTTTCCTCCGAAACCGTCCATGCGCATCATCACCGATATATTCGGATACTGTAATCAACACGTACCGCAGTGGAATACCATCAGCATCAGCGGCTATCACATTCGTGAGGCAGGCTCCACTGCAGTCCAGGAAGTCGCGTTTACGTTGGCAAACGGGATCGCGTACGTTCAAGCTGCGATAGATGCAGGCCTTGACGTGAACAGCTTCGGCGAACGATTGAGCTTCTTTTTCAACGCGCACCAGGATTTTCTTGAGGAAATCGCGAAATTTCGGGCAGCTCGACGGCTATGGGCAAGAATCATGAAGGAACGTTTCAACGCAACGAATCCCCGTGCAATGATGCTCAGATTCCACACCCAGACCGCCGGATGCACCTTGACTGCTCAGCAGCCTGAAAACAACGTGGTACGGGTTGCGTACCAGGCGCTCTCCGCGGTACTGGGGGGAACGCAATCTTTGCACACAAATTCAAGAGACGAAGCGTTCGCGTTACCAAGCCAGGAGTCCGTACAGATTGCCCTGAGAACCCAGCAGATCATTGGGTACGAAACCGGCGCTGCAGATTCTGTGGACCCGCTTGCAGGTTCCTACTACATTGAAGCACTGACTGATGAAATAGAACGACTCTCGGTGGAATACATTAAGAAGATCGATGAGATGGGTGGAGCGGTTCGCGCAGTCGAATGCGGATTCATAGAAGATGAAATCCATGAATCTGCGTATAAATTCCAGAAAGCGATAGAATCCGAGGACCGCATCATTGTGGGGGTAAATCGGTTCCAGACTGAAACCGTCCAGCCGTCGGGTCTCCTCAAGGTCGATCCTACGGTACGGGAGAGACAGATAGAGCGCCTGCAGCAGATTCGGCAACAACGCAATAACGCGGCAGTTGCATCCGCGTTGTCCGAGTTGGAAAAGGCGGCACGTTCCACTGAGAACGTCATGCCACCCATTTTCAAAGCCGTAAAGGAACGAGCTACCCTCGGGGAAATCTGCAATGTCCTGAGAAACGTGTTCGGAGAATACACCCACGCGTCTCAATGCTGA
- a CDS encoding NADH:flavin oxidoreductase: MSVFFENTWIKSLELPNRSVRSATWTGLGDEKGYVTDRAVQRYRELGAGRIGLIISGYMYVMTNGSQLPFMIGNYEDGQIEGLTRIAEAVHAEGGRIIPQIVHTGVRANPKAFRNGEEIWGPSAVPDPVTGNIPKEVGKSEILSLLEAYAAAALRAKKAGFDGVQLHGAHGYQINQFLSPIWNKRTDAYGGSIKNRYRFLAEVLEAVRGAVGDDFPVLIKLGVHDFAENGLLPEESVQVARRLAEDGIDAIEVSAGSAASPKDLAPIRKVKRIPEDEAYLADLALYIKQSVPVPVIAVGGIRSLSTATKIVEDRKADYVALSRPFIREPHLIRRWMDGDTEPALCISCGGCFETGLEGKGISCKVERKLREKQEKE; the protein is encoded by the coding sequence ATGTCGGTTTTCTTTGAGAATACGTGGATAAAGTCACTCGAACTTCCAAACCGTTCAGTACGATCCGCTACATGGACCGGTTTGGGAGATGAAAAAGGATACGTTACAGATAGGGCCGTCCAACGTTACCGTGAGCTGGGTGCAGGACGAATCGGGCTGATAATAAGCGGGTACATGTACGTCATGACCAACGGCTCGCAGCTTCCTTTCATGATCGGTAACTACGAGGACGGTCAAATCGAAGGACTCACCCGAATCGCCGAAGCCGTGCACGCTGAGGGCGGGAGAATAATACCTCAAATAGTTCATACCGGTGTTCGGGCAAATCCGAAAGCATTTCGGAACGGTGAAGAAATCTGGGGACCGTCTGCCGTTCCCGATCCAGTTACCGGCAACATTCCCAAGGAAGTAGGGAAGTCGGAAATCCTATCCTTGTTGGAAGCATATGCCGCTGCGGCGCTCAGAGCCAAAAAGGCCGGATTCGACGGCGTCCAATTACACGGTGCCCACGGTTATCAGATAAATCAATTTCTGTCACCGATATGGAACAAACGAACCGATGCGTACGGCGGAAGCATAAAGAACCGTTACCGATTCCTGGCTGAGGTTCTTGAGGCGGTCCGGGGTGCTGTCGGGGATGATTTTCCGGTTCTGATAAAGCTGGGTGTCCACGACTTTGCAGAAAACGGGCTGCTGCCCGAAGAAAGCGTTCAAGTGGCGAGACGCCTTGCTGAAGACGGAATCGATGCAATTGAAGTCAGTGCAGGAAGCGCTGCATCTCCAAAGGATCTGGCACCTATTCGTAAAGTAAAGAGGATTCCTGAAGATGAGGCGTATTTGGCAGATCTCGCCCTGTATATTAAACAATCCGTTCCTGTGCCTGTGATTGCAGTCGGGGGGATACGTTCCTTGAGCACGGCAACCAAAATTGTAGAAGATCGAAAAGCGGATTACGTTGCTCTGTCGAGACCATTCATTCGTGAACCTCACCTTATCAGACGATGGATGGACGGAGACACAGAGCCTGCTTTATGTATTTCGTGCGGGGGGTGCTTTGAAACCGGTCTCGAAGGAAAAGGTATTTCCTGCAAAGTCGAACGGAAACTCCGGGAAAAACAAGAAAAAGAATAA
- a CDS encoding spore maturation protein has protein sequence MHDLPDFVTLASNFVFLAFLVGIPVYGFCKGVKVYEVFVTGARDGFDVAVRIIPYLVAILVVVGMFRASGAIDIISRALPEYAISLGLTPDVISLCLMRPLSGGASLGMLGEIIAHRGADSYEAQLAAVITGCTETTLYVVAVYFGAVSVTRTRYAVQAGLLADAAGMLAGVVVCWLFFR, from the coding sequence ATGCATGATCTTCCGGATTTTGTGACTTTGGCATCGAATTTTGTGTTCCTCGCGTTCCTGGTAGGCATACCGGTATACGGGTTCTGCAAGGGTGTAAAAGTCTATGAAGTCTTTGTCACCGGAGCGCGGGATGGCTTTGACGTTGCAGTGCGAATCATTCCCTATCTGGTGGCCATCCTGGTCGTTGTGGGAATGTTCAGGGCTTCCGGTGCAATCGACATCATCTCACGGGCACTGCCGGAGTATGCGATTTCTCTCGGGCTCACTCCGGACGTGATCAGCCTGTGTCTCATGAGACCTCTTTCGGGCGGAGCTTCCCTGGGAATGCTGGGAGAGATTATTGCTCACAGGGGTGCTGACTCGTACGAGGCACAGCTTGCCGCGGTCATCACGGGGTGCACTGAGACCACATTGTATGTCGTGGCAGTATATTTCGGGGCAGTATCGGTCACCCGCACGCGCTACGCGGTCCAGGCCGGACTGCTGGCGGATGCAGCAGGTATGTTGGCAGGGGTCGTGGTATGCTGGTTGTTTTTTCGTTGA